tagattaaattatttttcatcattatATTATGTAATATCACAtatcaataatttaaataataattgttGAAAAAATTAGAGTACGAATTAGTGATGCGAAAAGGTATGCTGCCATTAGCTTGGAAAAAGAGGCAAAAATCTCGAAGATCATCGCTAAAATGATGCCACGTTACATAAAAGCCTCTATAGCTCCACAAATTCAAGTGCCAAAACTCTCCATTTCCCCTCACTGCTTCTTCTTCACTCTCACAGTAGAAAAATGGCTTCTACTTCTGCAGCTTACATGGCTACCACTACTTTCACTTCCAATCTTCTTGAAATCAAACAAAAACCCTTTTTCCCAAACACTTTGCCAGATTTATTCCACCCTTTTTCTCCTAGAAATCTCAAGAACCCAAAGTTGTTCAAGTTTCCTAAAATGACACTGTCAAATGACTATGTGGGAATAGGTAGTTTCAACTCTACAAGAACCAATTACAATACTCCCACTACTGGTAAGTTTTACAAAAGGATGGATTCTTGTTTGGTTATTCCTCCACCAAAGGGTATAAAACCCAAAGCTATTATCAAATTTGTGGGTGGTGCTTTTATTGGAGCTGTTCCTGAAGTTACTTACAGGTTAGACAAGTGGTAATTTCTTTTGTAGTTTGTGGAATTGGCAGTAAAAGTTGAATCTTTTTTCTTGGTTTTGTTTTCTGGGTTGTTCTTGGTAACAGTTATTTACTGGAGAATTTGGCGAGAGAAGGATATCTGATAATTTGTGTGCCTTATAATGTGACATTTGATCATGCCCAAGTCACTAGACAGGTTTTTGAGAGATTTCATACTTGTTTTGATTCAATTTTAGCATCAGGGTTGCCTGATGTTGGGCTTTCTGCTGCTGAGATTGTTGATTTGCCACTCTATTCAGTTGGCCACAGGTAATTAGTTttgaattagtttttttttattttaaagtttGGGGGTAGAGGGAGGGGAAATGGGGAGGAATTACAATGTGGAAAATCTAAACCTCATCAATAAGGTGAAAGTTTAGGTTGCCAATCAACCAGCTGAGCTACTAAAATCCCCTAAATCAGCCTTTTTTCTATGGTGCTTCTTAATATTTTGGACCACAGGCTTGTTTATTTTAGTGGGTTACTCAGTAATTTGTAAATAGATTTTCACTTGAAGGGCTTTAGCGTACTTCTTTTTGTGTGCTATATCTAGTGGAACTCAGTTTGCATTGGATTTCTTAATGTACTTGTTTCAAATGCATTaacttttttgtttctttaaaCTTCTAAAGCTTGATTAAAGTAGTACCTGGCTAAGATGTCTGTTTTCTTTTTGGTACTGTGCAATTTGCAGTAATGGTGCTCTTATTCAAGCACTCGTAGGAAGTTATTTTTGTGAGAAGATACCTAAGG
The genomic region above belongs to Solanum dulcamara chromosome 5, daSolDulc1.2, whole genome shotgun sequence and contains:
- the LOC129889536 gene encoding uncharacterized protein LOC129889536 isoform X1, translated to MASTSAAYMATTTFTSNLLEIKQKPFFPNTLPDLFHPFSPRNLKNPKLFKFPKMTLSNDYVGIGSFNSTRTNYNTPTTGKFYKRMDSCLVIPPPKGIKPKAIIKFVGGAFIGAVPEVTYSYLLENLAREGYLIICVPYNVTFDHAQVTRQVFERFHTCFDSILASGLPDVGLSAAEIVDLPLYSVGHSNGALIQALVGSYFCEKIPKANVIISYNNRPASEAVPYFEQLGLLVGQMVPVISPAYSMAQSASGDALRVLLDTAGTIMPDYDRETVVSLTKFADQLPSVFGELAQGISEFKPTPSENLECFKNAYNVKRTLLVKFDLDPIDETDRLEETLKPRVESFGGKVEKIALTGNHITPCILEPKWRVGAVYTPADAVAQVVKTMSINDTKGLCTTIANWFSCLEE